In Streptantibioticus cattleyicolor NRRL 8057 = DSM 46488, a genomic segment contains:
- a CDS encoding sensor histidine kinase, with product MSDAARAGRLRAALVGLRFGSLRLRLVAVFAAVALTAAVSASGIAYWLNRDAVLTRAQNAALDDFRASMSRNVGSLPVDPPCDELQQAANRMAAGTQGYEVLLISTDADGNQCAATSDRDLFTLDEVPEALQKAVAKVRPLTAENRAGYHLYWQRTTVGGRPFLVGGAKMIGNGPTGYMYKSLDAERSDLSSLAWSLGIATALALIGAALLAQAAAGTVLRPVQRLGDAARRLGEGRLDTRLRVSGTDELAELSRTFNSTAEALQRRVEELSTREAASRRFVADMSHELRTPLTAITAVTEVLEDEADALDPMIAPAVRLVVTETRRLGDLVENLMEVTRFDAGTAKLRLDEVDVADMVTACIDARAWLDAVELDAPRGILVRLDPRRLDVILANLIGNALKHGGSPVRVTVRTERPADGPGELVVEVADNGPGIPEDVLPHVFDRFYKADASRARSEGSGLGLSIARENALIHGGTITAANRPEGGAVFTLRLPMPPDESADPESESEEGDR from the coding sequence GTGAGCGATGCGGCGCGGGCGGGGCGGCTGCGGGCCGCGCTGGTGGGCCTGCGGTTCGGCAGTCTGCGGCTGCGGCTGGTGGCGGTCTTCGCCGCGGTGGCGCTGACCGCGGCGGTGTCGGCCTCCGGGATCGCCTACTGGCTCAACCGCGACGCGGTGCTGACCCGGGCGCAGAACGCGGCGCTGGACGACTTCCGGGCGTCGATGAGCCGCAACGTGGGTTCGCTGCCGGTCGATCCGCCCTGCGACGAGTTGCAGCAGGCGGCCAACCGGATGGCGGCCGGCACCCAGGGCTACGAGGTGCTGCTGATCTCCACCGACGCGGACGGCAACCAGTGCGCGGCCACCTCCGACCGTGACCTGTTCACGCTGGACGAGGTGCCCGAGGCGTTGCAGAAGGCGGTCGCCAAGGTGCGTCCGCTCACGGCTGAGAACCGGGCCGGGTACCACCTGTACTGGCAGCGCACCACGGTCGGCGGCCGGCCGTTCCTGGTGGGCGGCGCCAAGATGATCGGCAACGGGCCGACCGGCTACATGTACAAGTCGCTCGACGCCGAGCGGTCCGACCTGTCGTCGCTGGCCTGGTCGTTGGGGATCGCCACGGCGCTGGCGCTGATCGGCGCCGCGCTGCTGGCGCAGGCGGCGGCCGGCACGGTGCTGCGGCCGGTGCAGCGGCTGGGGGACGCGGCGCGCAGACTCGGCGAGGGGCGGCTCGACACCCGGCTGCGGGTGTCGGGCACCGACGAACTGGCCGAGCTGTCGCGGACGTTCAACAGCACGGCGGAGGCGTTGCAGCGCCGGGTGGAGGAGTTGAGCACCCGGGAGGCGGCCTCGCGGCGGTTCGTCGCCGACATGTCGCACGAGCTGCGGACCCCGCTGACCGCGATCACCGCGGTGACCGAGGTGCTGGAGGACGAGGCGGACGCCCTCGATCCGATGATCGCCCCGGCGGTGCGGCTGGTGGTGACCGAGACGCGGCGGCTGGGCGATCTGGTGGAGAACCTGATGGAGGTGACCCGGTTCGACGCGGGCACCGCCAAGCTCCGGCTCGACGAGGTGGACGTGGCCGACATGGTGACCGCGTGCATCGACGCGCGCGCCTGGCTGGACGCGGTGGAGCTGGACGCGCCGCGCGGCATCCTGGTGCGCCTCGATCCGCGCCGGCTCGACGTGATCCTGGCCAACCTGATCGGCAACGCCCTCAAGCACGGCGGCTCCCCGGTGCGGGTGACGGTGCGTACCGAGCGTCCGGCGGACGGCCCGGGTGAGCTGGTGGTCGAGGTGGCCGACAACGGGCCGGGCATCCCGGAGGACGTGCTGCCGCACGTCTTCGACCGGTTCTACAAGGCCGACGCGTCGCGGGCCCGCTCCGAGGGCAGCGGGCTGGGGCTCTCCATCGCGCGGGAGAACGCGCTGATCCACGGCGGCACCATCACCGCCGCCAACCGGCCGGAGGGCGGCGCGGTCTTCACCCTGCGGCTGCCCATGCCGCCGGACGAGTCCGCCGACCCCGAGTCGGAATCCGAGGAAGGTGACCGGTGA
- a CDS encoding response regulator transcription factor, whose translation MPFLLLIEDDDAIRTGLELALTRQGHRVVAAASGEEGLDRLREQRPDLIVLDVMLPGIDGFEVCRRIRRTDQLPIILLTARSDDIDVVVGLESGADDYVVKPIQPRVLDARIRAVLRRGERDSTDSVAFGSIVIDRSAMTVTKDGEDLQLTPTELRLLLELSRRPGQALSRQQLLRLVWEHDYLGDSRLVDACVQRLRAKVEDVPSSPKLIRTVRGVGYRLDAPQ comes from the coding sequence GTGCCCTTCCTGTTGCTTATCGAGGACGACGACGCCATCCGCACGGGCCTCGAACTGGCCCTGACCCGGCAGGGCCACCGCGTGGTGGCCGCCGCGTCCGGCGAGGAGGGTCTGGACCGCCTGCGCGAACAGCGTCCGGACCTGATCGTGCTGGACGTGATGCTGCCGGGGATCGACGGGTTCGAGGTGTGCCGCCGCATCCGCCGTACCGACCAGTTGCCGATCATCCTGCTCACCGCCCGCAGCGACGACATCGATGTCGTCGTCGGGCTGGAGTCGGGCGCCGACGACTACGTGGTCAAGCCGATCCAGCCACGGGTGCTGGACGCGCGCATCCGGGCCGTGCTGCGCCGCGGCGAGCGGGACAGCACCGACTCGGTGGCGTTCGGCTCGATCGTGATCGACCGCTCGGCGATGACGGTGACCAAGGACGGCGAGGATCTCCAGCTGACCCCGACCGAGCTGCGGCTGCTGCTGGAGCTGAGCCGCCGCCCGGGGCAGGCGCTCTCCCGCCAGCAGTTGCTGCGCCTGGTGTGGGAGCACGATTACCTGGGCGATTCGCGGCTGGTCGACGCGTGTGTGCAGCGGCTGCGGGCCAAGGTGGAGGACGTGCCGTCCTCGCCGAAGCTGATCCGTACCGTGCGCGGCGTGGGTTACCGGCTGGACGCTCCGCAGTGA